Sequence from the Spirochaetota bacterium genome:
GCCTGCGGGGACGAGGACATACTCCTGTGCCATTCGGAAGGACTCCTTATGATGGAACGCCGCGCGGAAGACCGCTTCCCGGCCGCCAGGACCGCTGCGGGCGGCGCGATCATGTGCGCACGCATGGCCTTGGAGGGCTTCGTGCCATTCGGCGCAATTCGCCCGCCCGGGCACCACGCGAACCCGGACCACAACTGGGGATTCTGCTTTTTCAACAACATGGCCATCGCCGTGTCCCGCCTTATCGCCGACGGGCTGGTGAAGCGCGCCGTGATCCTGGACATTGACCTTCATTTTGGCGACGGCACCCTGGCCGCGTTCAACGGGAATCCGGACGTGCAGGTGCTCAACATCCAGTCCCCGGACCCCGCCGGCTTCATCGCGGAGACGCG
This genomic interval carries:
- a CDS encoding histone deacetylase family protein; translated protein: MEYLGARYPVVEPPACGDEDILLCHSEGLLMMERRAEDRFPAARTAAGGAIMCARMALEGFVPFGAIRPPGHHANPDHNWGFCFFNNMAIAVSRLIADGLVKRAVILDIDLHFGDGTLAAFNGNPDVQVLNIQSPDPAGFIAETR